The proteins below come from a single Plantactinospora sp. KBS50 genomic window:
- a CDS encoding carbohydrate ABC transporter permease, producing the protein MSTTRTQPAQAGGPAAGRPGGGPPAPGRAPVPRRSNLRNRLLRFDMRYMPYVMIAPFFLLFAAFGVFPLIFNAVVAFRHWRLDDPDLTGWAGMENFSRLIADEDFWNALYNTLGIFVLSTVPQLLIALVVAALLNRHLRGKTWWRVGILLPYVTPLTASTMVFSTIVSRDYGVANWVLGLLGIGGGDNPIDWRADKLHSWIAIATMVNWKWIGYNALLYLAAMQSIPRDVYEASAIDGAGPNRQLWQITVPMIRPVLLFTIVVSTIGGLQLFTEPMLFDLNSQSATGGPAGEWQTIAQLIYKVGWKDLNLGYAAAMAMALFVIVVVVTGINTLLTNRIGGGRR; encoded by the coding sequence ATGTCCACCACCCGAACCCAGCCGGCCCAGGCCGGCGGTCCCGCGGCCGGTCGACCCGGCGGCGGGCCGCCAGCGCCCGGCCGTGCACCCGTCCCGCGGCGGTCGAACCTGCGTAACCGGCTGCTCCGTTTCGACATGCGGTACATGCCGTACGTCATGATCGCCCCGTTCTTCCTGCTGTTCGCGGCGTTCGGGGTGTTCCCGCTGATCTTCAACGCGGTCGTCGCGTTCCGGCACTGGCGGCTGGACGATCCCGACCTGACCGGCTGGGCCGGCATGGAGAACTTCAGCCGGCTGATCGCCGACGAGGACTTCTGGAACGCGCTCTACAACACGCTGGGCATCTTCGTGCTGTCCACCGTGCCGCAGCTGCTGATCGCGCTGGTCGTGGCCGCCCTGCTGAACCGCCACCTGCGCGGCAAGACCTGGTGGCGGGTCGGCATCCTGCTGCCGTACGTCACGCCGCTGACCGCCTCGACCATGGTGTTCAGCACGATCGTGTCCCGCGACTACGGGGTGGCCAACTGGGTGCTCGGGCTGCTCGGCATCGGCGGCGGCGACAATCCGATCGACTGGCGGGCCGACAAGCTGCACTCCTGGATCGCCATCGCCACGATGGTCAACTGGAAGTGGATCGGCTACAACGCCCTGCTCTACCTGGCCGCGATGCAGTCCATCCCGCGCGACGTGTACGAGGCGTCCGCCATCGACGGGGCCGGGCCGAACCGGCAGCTCTGGCAGATCACCGTCCCGATGATCCGGCCGGTGCTGCTGTTCACCATCGTGGTGTCCACGATCGGCGGGCTGCAACTGTTCACCGAGCCGATGCTGTTCGACCTGAACTCGCAGAGCGCCACCGGCGGGCCGGCCGGTGAATGGCAGACCATCGCCCAGCTGATCTACAAGGTGGGCTGGAAGGACCTCAACCTGGGCTACGCGGCCGCCATGGCCATGGCGTTGTTCGTCATCGTCGTCGTGGTCACCGGCATCAACACCCTGCTGACCAACCGCATTGGAGGGGGACGACGGTGA
- the glyA gene encoding serine hydroxymethyltransferase, whose amino-acid sequence MHVPPIPRLSATDPQLAALVEAEAQRQHDKLRLIASENYVSTAVLEASGTVLTNKYSEGYAGRRYYEGQQFIDQIETLAIERAKSLFGVAHANVQPYSGSPANLAVYLAFLSPGDTVLGMSLPMGGHLTHGWSVSATGKWFNPVRYGVPRETGRIDLDEVRDIARRERPKVIFCGGTAVPRTIDFAGFAEIAREVDAVLVADIAHIAGLVAGGAHPSPVGHADVITTTTHKTLRGPRGAMILTTAEHAAAMDKAVFPGLQGGPHNHTTAAIAVALHEASTPDFRAYAAQIVTNAKALAAALLERGYELISGGTDNHLILADLTSKGIGGKPAAQALDRAGIELNYNAVPFDPRKPFDPSGIRLGTAALTTRGLTEERMPQVAAWMDEAIDAAVKDDEATLDRIAGEVRDLLAGYPLPD is encoded by the coding sequence GTGCACGTACCACCGATTCCCCGCTTGAGCGCGACGGACCCGCAGCTCGCCGCCCTTGTCGAGGCCGAGGCCCAGCGCCAGCACGACAAGCTGCGGTTGATCGCCTCGGAGAACTACGTCTCGACGGCGGTGCTGGAGGCCAGCGGCACCGTGCTGACGAACAAGTACTCGGAGGGCTACGCCGGCCGGCGCTACTACGAGGGCCAGCAGTTCATCGACCAGATCGAGACGCTGGCCATCGAGCGGGCCAAGTCACTCTTCGGGGTGGCCCACGCCAACGTGCAGCCGTACTCCGGCTCGCCGGCCAACCTCGCCGTCTACCTGGCCTTCCTCTCTCCCGGCGACACCGTGCTCGGCATGTCGCTGCCGATGGGCGGGCACCTGACGCACGGCTGGTCGGTCTCGGCCACCGGCAAGTGGTTCAACCCGGTCCGCTACGGCGTCCCCCGCGAGACCGGGCGGATCGACCTGGACGAGGTCCGCGACATCGCCCGCCGGGAACGCCCCAAGGTGATCTTCTGCGGTGGTACGGCCGTACCGCGCACCATCGACTTCGCCGGTTTCGCCGAGATCGCCCGCGAGGTCGACGCGGTCCTGGTGGCCGACATCGCGCACATCGCCGGCCTGGTCGCCGGCGGGGCGCACCCGTCGCCGGTCGGGCACGCCGACGTGATCACCACGACGACGCACAAGACGCTGCGCGGTCCCCGCGGCGCCATGATCCTGACCACCGCCGAGCACGCCGCGGCGATGGACAAGGCCGTCTTCCCCGGCCTGCAGGGCGGCCCGCACAACCACACCACCGCGGCCATCGCGGTGGCGCTGCACGAGGCGTCGACCCCGGACTTCCGGGCGTACGCGGCACAGATCGTGACCAACGCCAAGGCGCTGGCCGCCGCGCTCCTGGAGCGCGGCTACGAGCTGATCTCCGGTGGCACGGACAACCACCTGATCCTCGCCGACCTGACCAGCAAGGGCATCGGCGGCAAGCCGGCCGCCCAGGCGTTGGACCGGGCGGGCATCGAGCTCAACTACAACGCCGTGCCGTTCGACCCGCGCAAGCCGTTCGACCCCTCCGGGATCCGGCTCGGCACCGCCGCGCTGACCACCCGCGGTCTCACCGAGGAGCGGATGCCGCAGGTCGCCGCCTGGATGGACGAGGCGATCGACGCGGCCGTGAAGGACGACGAGGCCACCCTGGATCGGATCGCCGGCGAGGTCCGGGACCTGCTGGCCGGCTACCCGCTGCCCGACTGA
- a CDS encoding ABC transporter substrate-binding protein, translated as MRRSLPRWLRVAAVGLAATTMVAACSGKSTSNSGGGDEQVTLKIAFWGDFGLTDLKAKYEAAHPNVKIDLNTGEYNAQHEDLQKKLIAGSGAPDIAAIDEGFIVQFRSQADKFVNLLDKGAGSYESKYLPWKWKNSMSPDGKAQIGLGTDVGGLAMCYRSDLFKEAGLPTDRDQVSALWPTWDKFIEVGQQYTAKTNKKFIDAASNMFNPILTQQPVGFYDESEQLQMDGGPKVAFDYSVKAVEAGLSANLASFQADWDKGFLGNKFAVLACPAWMLGHIKDTAPSTEGKWDIAAVPGGGGNWGGSWLTIPKQGKNVDEAYKLLEWLVQPEQQIEIFKTVGNLPSQPALYTDPAITDFKNPFFSDAPVGQIFPKMAEGLQPQYLGKKAGPTRVAVENVLTRVQNGSLKPDAAWAEAVKEAQKAANS; from the coding sequence ATGAGACGGTCTTTGCCCAGATGGCTGCGGGTGGCCGCGGTGGGGCTGGCGGCGACGACGATGGTCGCCGCGTGCAGTGGTAAGAGCACGAGCAACTCCGGCGGCGGCGACGAGCAGGTCACCCTCAAGATCGCCTTCTGGGGTGACTTCGGTCTGACGGACCTCAAGGCCAAGTACGAGGCCGCGCACCCGAACGTCAAGATCGACCTGAACACCGGCGAGTACAACGCCCAGCACGAGGACCTGCAGAAGAAGCTCATCGCCGGCTCCGGCGCGCCGGACATCGCCGCCATCGACGAGGGCTTCATCGTGCAGTTCCGCTCGCAGGCGGACAAGTTCGTCAACCTGCTCGACAAGGGCGCCGGCTCGTACGAGAGCAAGTACCTGCCGTGGAAGTGGAAGAACTCGATGTCGCCGGACGGCAAGGCCCAGATCGGTCTCGGCACCGACGTGGGCGGCCTGGCGATGTGCTACCGCAGTGACCTGTTCAAGGAGGCGGGCCTGCCCACCGACCGCGACCAGGTCTCCGCGCTCTGGCCCACCTGGGACAAGTTCATCGAGGTCGGCCAGCAGTACACCGCCAAGACCAACAAGAAGTTCATCGACGCCGCGTCGAACATGTTCAACCCGATCCTCACCCAGCAGCCGGTCGGCTTCTACGACGAGAGCGAGCAGCTGCAGATGGACGGCGGCCCGAAGGTCGCCTTCGACTACAGCGTCAAGGCCGTCGAGGCCGGCCTCTCGGCCAACCTGGCCAGCTTCCAGGCCGACTGGGACAAGGGCTTCCTCGGCAACAAGTTCGCGGTGCTGGCCTGCCCGGCGTGGATGCTCGGCCACATCAAGGACACCGCTCCCTCCACCGAGGGCAAGTGGGACATCGCCGCGGTTCCCGGTGGCGGTGGCAACTGGGGCGGCTCCTGGCTGACCATCCCCAAGCAGGGCAAGAACGTCGACGAGGCGTACAAGCTGCTGGAGTGGCTGGTCCAGCCGGAGCAGCAGATCGAGATCTTCAAGACGGTCGGCAACCTGCCGTCGCAGCCGGCGCTCTACACCGACCCGGCGATCACCGACTTCAAGAACCCGTTCTTCAGCGACGCCCCGGTCGGCCAGATCTTCCCGAAGATGGCGGAGGGTCTCCAGCCGCAGTACCTGGGCAAGAAGGCCGGCCCGACCCGGGTCGCCGTGGAGAACGTGCTGACGCGGGTGCAGAACGGCTCGCTGAAGCCGGACGCCGCCTGGGCGGAGGCCGTCAAGGAGGCACAGAAGGCGGCCAACAGCTGA
- a CDS encoding 2-hydroxyacid dehydrogenase, with protein sequence MKIWIPHEEGRSLLAGLPGDVRLEVVADPKRAPDDRDGVEFWVPPFLALGTAVRLAGELPDLRVVQLLSAGADAWTGRLPAGVTLCDARGVHDSSTAEWVLTAILAHLRAFDEFARAQGRHEWANPDFLPTDELAGKRVLIVGAGSIGAAIRSRLAPFEVEITMVARTARPAQGVHGVAELPNLLPLADVVVLIVPLTDRTRGLVDADFLAAMPAGALLVNAARGPVVDTAALVAELTAGRLRAALDVTDPEPLPAGHPLWDLPGLLLTPHVGGAVRGLLPRAYRLVEAQLRRYLAGEPLANQVVDGY encoded by the coding sequence GTGAAGATCTGGATCCCGCACGAGGAGGGCCGGTCGCTGCTGGCCGGGCTGCCCGGCGACGTACGGCTGGAGGTCGTCGCGGACCCGAAGCGGGCGCCGGACGACCGCGACGGCGTGGAGTTCTGGGTGCCGCCGTTCCTCGCGCTCGGCACCGCGGTACGGCTGGCCGGTGAGCTGCCCGACCTGCGGGTGGTGCAACTGCTCTCGGCCGGCGCCGACGCCTGGACCGGCCGGCTGCCGGCCGGGGTGACCCTGTGCGACGCCCGCGGCGTGCACGACTCGTCCACCGCCGAGTGGGTGCTCACCGCGATCCTGGCCCACCTGCGCGCCTTCGACGAGTTCGCCCGGGCACAGGGCCGGCACGAATGGGCCAACCCGGACTTCCTGCCCACCGACGAACTGGCCGGCAAGCGGGTGCTGATCGTCGGCGCCGGCTCGATCGGCGCGGCGATCCGGTCCCGGCTCGCCCCGTTCGAGGTGGAGATCACCATGGTGGCCCGCACGGCCCGGCCGGCGCAGGGCGTACACGGGGTGGCGGAACTGCCGAACCTGCTGCCGCTGGCGGACGTGGTGGTGCTGATCGTGCCGCTGACCGACCGGACCCGCGGCCTGGTCGACGCGGACTTCCTCGCCGCCATGCCGGCCGGGGCGCTGCTGGTGAACGCAGCCCGCGGGCCGGTGGTGGACACCGCCGCCCTGGTCGCGGAGCTGACCGCCGGCCGGCTGCGGGCGGCGCTGGACGTCACCGACCCGGAACCGCTGCCGGCCGGTCACCCGCTCTGGGACCTGCCCGGCCTGCTGCTCACCCCGCACGTGGGCGGCGCGGTACGCGGGCTGCTGCCCCGGGCGTACCGGCTGGTCGAGGCGCAACTGCGCCGCTACCTGGCCGGGGAACCGCTGGCCAACCAGGTGGTCGACGGCTACTGA
- a CDS encoding sorbosone dehydrogenase family protein, with translation MSLRTAYRHGGRTRTAAVLCAAVLFATTGCSFGEPKPDPAGEPPRFPTPSAPPSTQGGGTDQEVVATVLAKGLDVPWAIAFLPDGGALVTERNTANILKIGPESNPDGLKTSTVQQVDGVAASGEGGLLGIAVSPGYEQDQTVFVYYSTARDNRIGRLTLGEQPTPILTGIPRSTVHNGGRLAFGPDGFLYATTGDATERGLAQDPKSLAGKILRITPAGKPAPGNPFPDSPVWSLGHRNVQGLAWDQNKHLYATEFGQDTWDEINRIEPGHNYGWPQVEGGVSASAQPGAEDKFTAPLVQWHTDEASCSGAAIIGRLLAAACLKGERLWLMELTGDGGVLGQPRALLTNRYGRLRAAAAAPDGSLWISTSNKDGRGRPSADDDRLIRLVFSDGGAGRS, from the coding sequence GTGAGCCTTCGGACCGCGTACCGGCATGGCGGCCGGACCCGGACGGCGGCCGTGCTGTGCGCGGCCGTCCTCTTCGCGACCACCGGCTGTTCGTTCGGTGAGCCGAAACCGGACCCGGCCGGGGAACCGCCGCGCTTCCCCACCCCCAGTGCGCCGCCCTCCACCCAGGGCGGCGGCACCGATCAGGAGGTGGTGGCCACCGTCCTGGCCAAGGGCCTGGACGTGCCGTGGGCCATCGCCTTCCTGCCCGACGGCGGCGCGCTGGTCACCGAACGCAACACCGCGAACATCCTCAAGATCGGCCCCGAGTCGAACCCGGACGGGTTGAAGACCAGCACCGTGCAGCAGGTCGACGGGGTCGCCGCCAGCGGTGAGGGCGGCCTGCTCGGCATCGCCGTCTCCCCCGGGTACGAGCAGGACCAGACCGTTTTCGTCTACTACTCGACCGCCCGGGACAACCGGATCGGCCGGCTCACCCTGGGCGAGCAACCCACGCCGATCCTCACCGGCATCCCCCGCTCCACCGTGCACAACGGCGGCCGGCTGGCCTTCGGCCCGGACGGCTTCCTGTACGCCACCACCGGCGACGCCACCGAACGCGGCCTCGCGCAGGATCCGAAGAGCCTGGCCGGCAAGATCCTCCGGATCACCCCGGCCGGCAAGCCGGCACCGGGCAACCCGTTCCCCGACTCGCCGGTGTGGTCGCTCGGCCACCGCAACGTCCAGGGCCTCGCCTGGGACCAGAACAAGCACCTGTACGCCACCGAGTTCGGCCAGGACACCTGGGACGAGATCAACCGGATCGAGCCGGGGCACAACTACGGCTGGCCGCAGGTCGAGGGCGGTGTGTCGGCATCGGCCCAACCCGGCGCCGAGGACAAGTTCACCGCACCCCTCGTGCAGTGGCACACCGACGAGGCGTCCTGCTCGGGCGCGGCGATCATCGGCCGGCTGCTCGCCGCCGCGTGCCTGAAGGGCGAGCGGCTGTGGCTGATGGAGCTGACCGGCGACGGCGGCGTGCTGGGCCAGCCCCGGGCGCTGCTGACCAACCGGTACGGACGGCTGCGGGCGGCCGCGGCGGCGCCCGACGGCTCGCTCTGGATCTCCACCTCCAACAAGGACGGCCGGGGCCGGCCGAGCGCCGACGACGACCGGCTGATCCGGCTGGTGTTCTCCGACGGCGGTGCGGGGCGCAGTTGA
- the gatB gene encoding Asp-tRNA(Asn)/Glu-tRNA(Gln) amidotransferase subunit GatB — protein MTTTLPAYDEVVTRYEPVIGLETHVELGTRTKMFCGCPTDFGGEPNTRVCPVCLGLPGSLPVANKAAIEATIRIGLALNCSIAQWCRFARKNYFYPDMPKNFQISQYDEPLCVDGYLDVEIDGETVRIGIERVHLEEDTGKTLHVGGATGRIHGATESLVDYNRAGIPLVEIVTKPIPGTGALAPVVARAYVTELRDVIRSLGVSDVRMEEGSLRCDVNTSLNLPGAQWGTRTETKNVNSLRSVERAVRSEMLRQASVLDGGGRITQETRHFHEDTGETTSGRSKETATDYRYFPEPDLVPLAPDPDWVAGLKAELPELPRLHRRRLQDRWGLSDLDMQSVVNAGAVELIEQTIAAGASPAGARKWWLGELSRRANETGVELAAVGATPGQVAELQRLVDEGKLNDKLARTVLEGVVAGEGSPAEIMARRGLEVVSDTGALSAAVDEAIAANPDVADKVRAGKVAAAGALVGAVMKTTRGQADARAVRELVLERLGVQG, from the coding sequence ATGACGACGACGCTGCCCGCGTACGACGAGGTCGTGACGCGGTACGAGCCGGTGATCGGCCTGGAGACCCACGTCGAGTTGGGCACCCGGACCAAGATGTTCTGCGGCTGCCCGACCGACTTCGGCGGCGAGCCGAACACCCGGGTCTGCCCGGTCTGCCTGGGGCTGCCCGGCTCGCTGCCGGTGGCCAACAAGGCGGCGATCGAGGCGACCATCCGGATCGGCCTCGCGCTGAACTGCTCCATCGCGCAGTGGTGCCGGTTCGCCCGGAAGAACTACTTCTACCCGGACATGCCGAAGAACTTCCAGATCAGCCAGTACGACGAGCCGCTCTGCGTCGACGGCTACCTGGACGTCGAGATCGACGGCGAGACCGTGCGGATCGGCATCGAACGGGTGCACCTGGAGGAGGACACCGGCAAGACGCTGCACGTCGGCGGCGCCACCGGGCGGATCCACGGCGCGACCGAGTCGCTTGTCGACTACAACCGGGCCGGCATCCCGCTCGTGGAGATCGTCACGAAGCCGATCCCCGGCACCGGCGCGCTGGCCCCTGTGGTCGCCCGCGCGTACGTCACCGAGCTGCGCGACGTGATCCGCTCGCTCGGCGTCTCCGACGTGCGCATGGAGGAGGGCTCGCTGCGCTGCGACGTGAACACGTCGCTGAACCTGCCCGGAGCGCAGTGGGGGACCCGCACCGAGACCAAGAACGTCAACTCGCTGCGCTCGGTGGAGCGGGCGGTCCGCTCCGAGATGCTGCGCCAGGCGTCCGTGCTGGACGGCGGCGGCCGGATCACCCAGGAGACCCGGCACTTCCACGAGGACACCGGGGAGACCACCTCCGGCCGGTCCAAGGAGACCGCCACCGACTACCGCTACTTCCCCGAGCCGGACCTGGTCCCGCTGGCGCCGGACCCGGACTGGGTGGCCGGGCTGAAGGCGGAGCTGCCCGAGCTGCCCCGGCTGCACCGCCGGCGGCTGCAGGACCGGTGGGGGCTGTCCGACCTCGACATGCAGTCGGTGGTGAACGCCGGTGCGGTCGAGCTGATCGAGCAGACCATCGCCGCCGGCGCCAGCCCGGCCGGCGCCCGCAAGTGGTGGCTGGGCGAGCTGTCCCGGCGGGCCAACGAGACGGGCGTCGAACTGGCCGCGGTCGGTGCCACCCCCGGCCAGGTGGCCGAGCTGCAACGGCTGGTCGACGAGGGCAAGCTCAACGACAAGCTGGCCCGTACCGTGCTGGAGGGCGTGGTGGCCGGCGAGGGTTCGCCCGCCGAGATCATGGCCCGCCGCGGCCTGGAGGTGGTCTCCGACACCGGCGCGCTGAGCGCCGCGGTCGACGAGGCGATCGCCGCCAACCCGGACGTGGCCGACAAGGTACGCGCCGGCAAGGTCGCCGCGGCCGGCGCGCTGGTCGGTGCGGTCATGAAGACCACCCGGGGGCAGGCGGACGCCCGCGCGGTCCGCGAACTGGTCCTGGAGCGGCTCGGCGTCCAGGGTTAG
- a CDS encoding metallophosphoesterase, producing MMDRYDDNDAPETRQRRAVSGARAALATARRWGTVAADGLTAASLGTRRAAASTWGRRTRIALATTVVSLLGVLLGVLLGGRVETDIGPFRAQLALSPSVSGGTTVRIPPLGALQFDSHDGPARLTVQLGALDQRRTEALISDPGNLDRISKLAVHDVSEGAARLVLRTVGAALLSSLLLAALVFRNVRRVAWSGVLSLAITGGSLGLAGLTMHPRALEEPRYEGLLVNAPAVIGDARSIATNYGKYAQQLQRLVGNVSKLYTTLSALPVYEPSPGTTRVLHISDLHLNPSAFQVIQTVVEQFDIDVVIDTGDITDWGSEPEASFVNSIGQLKKPYVYIRGNHDSSDTAAEVAKQPNAIVLDQSITRVAGLTIAGAGDPRFTPDKETSPAGSGLTATVADQVITTGERLADTIRMAAPQKVDIALVHDPASAGPLSGTVPLVLAGHVHHREVLKLPQVPDEQSTQLFVEGSTGGAGLRGLEGEKPTPLSMTVLYFDPGQKLQAYDEITVGGTGQAQVNLERHIITDPKEGDPRASVTPTPTRGPSPTPSAPTGSASPTNPSSTPGSPVPTTG from the coding sequence ATGATGGACCGGTACGACGACAACGACGCCCCGGAAACCCGGCAGCGGCGGGCGGTGAGCGGCGCCCGCGCCGCGCTGGCCACGGCGCGACGCTGGGGCACCGTCGCGGCCGACGGGCTGACCGCGGCGAGCCTCGGCACCCGGCGTGCCGCCGCCTCCACCTGGGGACGGCGCACCCGGATCGCCCTGGCCACCACCGTGGTGAGCCTGCTGGGCGTGCTGCTGGGCGTGCTGCTCGGCGGGCGGGTGGAGACCGACATAGGGCCCTTCCGGGCGCAGTTGGCGCTCAGCCCGTCGGTGAGCGGCGGCACCACGGTCCGGATCCCGCCCCTGGGCGCCCTCCAGTTCGACAGCCACGACGGGCCGGCCCGGCTGACCGTCCAGCTCGGCGCGCTGGACCAGCGGCGCACCGAGGCGCTGATCAGCGATCCCGGCAACCTCGACCGGATCAGCAAGCTCGCCGTACACGACGTGAGCGAGGGCGCGGCCCGGCTGGTGCTGCGCACCGTCGGCGCGGCCCTGCTCAGCTCGCTGCTGCTGGCCGCGCTGGTCTTCCGCAACGTCCGCCGGGTGGCCTGGTCCGGGGTGCTCTCACTGGCGATCACCGGCGGCAGTCTCGGGCTGGCCGGGCTGACCATGCACCCGCGCGCCCTGGAGGAGCCGCGCTACGAGGGTCTGCTGGTCAACGCCCCCGCGGTGATCGGTGACGCCCGCTCGATCGCGACGAACTACGGCAAGTACGCCCAGCAGCTCCAGCGGCTCGTCGGCAACGTGAGCAAGCTCTACACCACCCTGTCCGCGCTGCCGGTCTACGAGCCGAGCCCCGGCACCACCCGGGTGCTGCACATCTCCGACCTGCACCTCAACCCGTCCGCGTTCCAGGTCATCCAGACCGTCGTCGAGCAGTTCGACATCGACGTGGTGATCGACACGGGCGACATCACCGACTGGGGCAGCGAACCGGAGGCGTCCTTCGTCAACTCCATCGGCCAGCTCAAGAAGCCGTACGTCTACATCCGCGGCAACCACGACTCCAGCGACACGGCGGCCGAGGTCGCGAAGCAGCCCAACGCGATCGTGCTCGACCAGTCGATCACGAGGGTGGCCGGGTTGACCATCGCCGGGGCCGGCGACCCGCGGTTCACCCCGGACAAGGAGACCTCCCCGGCCGGTTCGGGGCTCACGGCGACCGTCGCCGACCAGGTGATCACCACGGGTGAGCGGCTGGCCGACACGATCCGGATGGCCGCCCCGCAGAAGGTGGACATCGCCCTGGTGCACGACCCGGCCTCCGCCGGCCCGCTCTCCGGCACCGTGCCGCTGGTGCTGGCCGGCCACGTGCACCACCGGGAGGTGTTGAAGCTGCCGCAGGTGCCGGACGAGCAGTCCACCCAGCTGTTCGTGGAGGGCTCGACCGGCGGCGCCGGGCTGCGCGGCCTGGAGGGCGAGAAGCCCACCCCGCTGTCCATGACCGTGCTCTACTTCGACCCGGGGCAGAAGCTTCAGGCGTACGACGAGATCACCGTCGGCGGCACCGGGCAGGCGCAGGTCAACCTGGAACGGCACATCATCACCGACCCGAAGGAGGGCGACCCGAGGGCCTCGGTCACCCCGACGCCCACCCGCGGTCCCAGCCCGACCCCGAGCGCCCCGACCGGCTCCGCCAGCCCGACGAACCCGAGCAGCACCCCCGGCTCTCCCGTACCCACCACCGGCTGA
- a CDS encoding PH domain-containing protein, giving the protein MRSVDTVRFRPNQTIWLAALVAFFSALPIASVSWYVAPILLVPLAIAVWGWRSGTAADRSGLRLRALFGQHRIPWSEVAELGADPRGRVLATLTDGRVIGLPGVRGSDLPRLVAASGQPLDAATAASAGEPPQ; this is encoded by the coding sequence GTGCGCAGCGTCGACACCGTCCGTTTCCGGCCCAACCAGACCATCTGGCTGGCCGCCCTGGTCGCCTTCTTCAGCGCCCTGCCGATCGCCAGCGTCTCGTGGTACGTGGCGCCGATCCTGCTGGTGCCGCTGGCCATCGCCGTCTGGGGCTGGCGTTCGGGCACCGCGGCCGACCGGTCCGGCCTGCGACTTCGGGCACTGTTCGGCCAGCACCGCATCCCCTGGTCGGAGGTCGCCGAGCTGGGCGCCGATCCGCGGGGCAGGGTGCTGGCCACGCTCACCGACGGTCGCGTGATCGGGCTGCCCGGCGTGCGCGGGTCCGACCTGCCCCGCCTGGTGGCGGCCAGCGGGCAGCCGCTGGACGCGGCGACCGCCGCATCCGCCGGCGAGCCGCCTCAGTAG
- a CDS encoding LacI family DNA-binding transcriptional regulator — translation MKRPTIADVARRAGVSKGAVSYALNGQPGVSAATRQRILAIAEEIGFNPNSAARALSGASSRAVGLALSRPARVLGIEPFFMELISGVESELSARGYALTLQVVTDPEAEVAVYRRWWGERRVDGVFLCDLRADDRRVPMLEELDLPAVVIGGPGHTGRLPHVWSDDGAAVTETLEYLIALGHRRIARVGGLPGLLHTELRTAAFERVCRRPEMRWSVTVSSDYSGEDGARATRRLLSSTERPTAIMYDNDVMAIAGLSVAQEMGLAVPGDVSIVAWDDSPLCQLVHPPLTALSRDIPAYGGHAARHLLAAIGGESIGAYQDEGAHLTPRGSTAPPRAG, via the coding sequence GTGAAGCGGCCCACGATCGCTGACGTGGCCCGGCGGGCCGGGGTGTCCAAAGGGGCCGTTTCGTACGCCCTGAACGGTCAGCCCGGTGTCTCGGCCGCGACCCGACAGCGCATCCTCGCCATCGCCGAGGAGATCGGGTTCAACCCGAACAGCGCCGCCCGGGCGCTCTCGGGCGCCAGCTCGCGGGCCGTCGGCCTGGCCCTGTCCCGCCCCGCCCGTGTGTTGGGCATCGAGCCGTTCTTCATGGAGCTGATCAGCGGCGTCGAGTCGGAACTGTCCGCCCGCGGATACGCGCTCACCCTCCAGGTGGTCACCGATCCGGAGGCCGAGGTGGCCGTCTACCGCCGCTGGTGGGGTGAACGCCGGGTCGACGGGGTCTTCCTCTGCGATCTGCGCGCCGACGACCGCCGGGTGCCCATGCTGGAGGAACTCGACCTGCCCGCCGTGGTGATCGGCGGGCCGGGGCACACCGGCCGGCTCCCGCACGTCTGGTCCGACGACGGCGCCGCGGTCACCGAGACGCTGGAGTACCTCATCGCGCTCGGGCACCGGCGCATCGCCCGGGTCGGCGGGCTGCCCGGACTGCTGCACACCGAACTGCGCACGGCCGCCTTCGAGCGGGTCTGCCGCCGGCCCGAGATGCGCTGGTCGGTCACCGTGTCCTCGGACTACAGCGGCGAGGACGGCGCCCGGGCCACCCGGCGGCTGCTCAGCTCGACCGAGCGGCCCACCGCGATCATGTACGACAACGACGTGATGGCCATCGCCGGGCTCTCGGTGGCTCAGGAGATGGGCCTCGCCGTGCCCGGTGACGTGTCGATCGTGGCCTGGGACGACTCGCCGCTGTGCCAGTTGGTGCATCCGCCGCTCACCGCGCTCAGCCGGGACATCCCGGCCTACGGCGGGCACGCGGCGCGGCACCTGCTGGCGGCGATCGGCGGCGAGTCGATCGGCGCGTACCAGGACGAGGGGGCGCACCTGACCCCGCGCGGCAGCACCGCGCCGCCCCGGGCCGGCTGA